The following are encoded together in the Syngnathus typhle isolate RoL2023-S1 ecotype Sweden linkage group LG5, RoL_Styp_1.0, whole genome shotgun sequence genome:
- the cdk7 gene encoding cyclin-dependent kinase 7: MALDVKSRAKRYEKLDFLGEGQFATVYKARDKTTDTIVAIKKIKVGHRTEAKDGINRTALREIKLLQELHHPNIIGLLDAFGHKSNISLVFDFMETDLEVIIKDTSLVLTPAHIKAYILMTLQGLEYMHQHWVLHRDLKPNNLLLDGNGVLKLADFGLAKAFGSPNRVYTHQVVTRWYRSPELLFGARMYGVGVDMWAVGCILAELLLRIPFLVGDSDLDQLTKIFETLGTPTEETWPGVSSLPDYMPFKIFPGTPLEHIFSAATDDLLELLHGLFTFNPSTRTTATQALKMKYFSNRPGPTPGPQLPRPNCSAEILREKETVGLKRKIEGLETTTMKKLIF; the protein is encoded by the exons ATGGCGCTTGACGTAAAGTCCAGAGCCAAGCGATATGAAAAGTTGGATTTCCTTGGAGAGGGCCAG TTTGCCACGGTGTACAAAGCAAGAGACAAAACAACGGACACTATAGTTGCCATTAAAAAG ATTAAAGTTGGCCATAGAACTGAAGCTAAAGATG GTATCAACAGGACCGCTCTACGAGAAATCAAACTACTGCAGGAGCTCCACCATCCAAATATTATTGGG ctGCTGGATGCATTTGGGCACAAATCAAACATCAGTCTGGTTTTCGATTTCATGGAAACTGATCTGGAG GTGATCATCAAGGACACCAGCCTGGTTTTGACTCCAGCCCACATCAAAGCGTACATCCTCATGACTCTACAGGGATTAGAATACATGCATCAACATTGGGTTTTACACAGG GATTTGAAGCCCAATAATTTGCTGCTTGATGGTAATGGAGTGTTGAAGTTGGCTGATTTTGGTTTGGCCAAAGCCTTTGGCAGTCCGAACAGGGTCTACACCCATCAAGTTGTGACCAG GTGGTACCGCTCTCCCGAGCTTCTTTTCGGTGCCCGGATGTATGGAGTAGGTGTTGACATGTGGGCGGTGGGATGCATCTTGGCCGAGTTACTCCTCCGG ATACCATTTCTTGTTGGAGACTCTGATCTTGACCAACTGACCAAGATCTTTGAGACTCTTGGGACACCTACTGAAGAGACGTGGCCG GGAGTAAGCAGTCTACCAGATTATATGCCATTCAAAATATTTCCTGGCACACCTCTTGAGCACATATTTAGTGCAGCGACAGATGATTTGCTAGAGTTGCTTCATGGCCTCTTCACATTTAACCCCTCAACCAGGACCACGGCCACTCAG GCTCTGAAGATGAAATACTTCAGTAATCGGCCCGGTCCCACACCCGGCCCCCAACTTCCCCGACCCAACTGTTCAGCCGAAATTCTGCGAGAGAAGGAAACAGTCGGTCTCAAGAGAAAAATAGAAGGCCTGGAAACAA CTACCATGAAGAAGTTGATATTCTAA